A genomic region of Caldicellulosiruptor acetigenus contains the following coding sequences:
- a CDS encoding fumarate hydratase codes for MRVVPAEIIEQKVYEAINQAVCILPDDVKDSLHKAYTSEEGIAKYTLENLIKNIDLAQQKMRPVCQDTGAAVFFVEIGEDVFVEGSLKDAINRAVSKAYTDFYLRKSMVKSPIERENTLDNTPAIIHIDMVKGDKITIHFMPKGFGSENKSALCMLTPADGVEGIEKFVVETVKKAGSDPCPPILVGVGIGGTFELAALLSKKALLRKVGQRHHKKYLAELEERLLERINSLGIGPEGFGGKTTALDVFIEEFPTHIAGLPVAVNICCHVARHVRIEI; via the coding sequence ATGAGAGTTGTGCCAGCAGAAATTATCGAACAAAAGGTATATGAAGCCATAAACCAGGCGGTATGCATCTTGCCAGACGATGTTAAAGATAGCCTGCACAAAGCTTATACCTCAGAAGAGGGAATTGCCAAATACACCTTGGAAAATCTTATAAAAAACATTGACCTTGCACAGCAAAAAATGCGACCTGTTTGCCAGGACACAGGCGCTGCAGTGTTTTTTGTAGAGATTGGTGAAGATGTGTTTGTTGAGGGTTCTTTAAAAGATGCCATAAACAGAGCAGTATCTAAAGCATACACAGACTTTTACCTTCGAAAGTCAATGGTAAAAAGCCCGATTGAAAGGGAAAATACACTTGACAACACACCAGCCATAATTCACATTGATATGGTAAAAGGCGATAAAATCACAATCCATTTTATGCCAAAAGGGTTTGGGAGTGAAAATAAAAGCGCGCTTTGCATGCTGACACCTGCTGATGGTGTTGAAGGGATTGAAAAGTTTGTTGTTGAGACAGTCAAAAAAGCCGGGTCTGACCCGTGCCCGCCAATTTTGGTGGGAGTGGGTATTGGCGGGACATTCGAACTTGCAGCACTTTTGTCCAAAAAAGCGCTTTTGAGAAAAGTAGGGCAGCGGCATCACAAAAAGTACTTGGCAGAGCTTGAAGAAAGGCTTCTTGAGAGAATAAACTCTCTTGGAATAGGTCCTGAAGGGTTTGGTGGCAAAACAACCGCGTTGGATGTCTTCATTGAAGAGTTTCCCACTCACATTGCAGGGCTTCCAGTTGCAGTGAATATATGCTGTCATGTTGCAAGGCATGTGAGGATAGAGATATAA
- a CDS encoding CvpA family protein, with translation MPNAADLIVLAVILIGSWVGYKKGVLRMAFDIGSYIISWFVAVFGYKFVSGFILQSPTLKEAIYSFVRQKVVIKDDILPTVPQFFKGAIIQAQETLNRTLQDAAAVVLANFIAMILIFVATKIVISGLKMSIGFMRKVPVVGQVDGFLGLLAGVAVALIIIYIAFSILYFFPNAEIFKTAQKVIKTSMFAEFLYENNIIVMLMRQYLKI, from the coding sequence ATGCCAAACGCAGCCGACTTGATAGTACTTGCGGTAATTTTGATAGGCAGCTGGGTTGGGTACAAAAAAGGTGTGCTCAGGATGGCATTTGATATAGGGTCGTACATAATCTCGTGGTTTGTTGCAGTGTTTGGATACAAGTTTGTAAGCGGCTTTATACTTCAATCACCGACTCTTAAAGAGGCTATCTACAGCTTTGTTAGACAAAAGGTTGTGATAAAGGACGATATTCTACCAACAGTGCCTCAGTTTTTTAAAGGTGCAATAATACAAGCGCAAGAGACCCTCAACAGAACCCTGCAAGATGCTGCAGCAGTTGTCCTTGCCAATTTTATTGCCATGATTCTGATATTTGTGGCAACAAAGATTGTAATCTCAGGCTTAAAAATGTCCATTGGGTTTATGAGAAAGGTGCCGGTTGTGGGGCAGGTGGACGGGTTTTTAGGGCTTTTGGCAGGTGTGGCTGTTGCGCTCATAATCATCTACATAGCTTTTTCAATTCTCTACTTTTTCCCAAACGCAGAGATTTTCAAGACAGCCCAGAAGGTCATAAAGACTTCAATGTTTGCTGAGTTTTTGTATGAGAACAATATAATTGTGATGCTCATGAGACAGTATTTGAAGATATAA
- a CDS encoding SpoIIE family protein phosphatase, with amino-acid sequence MDFQKIEFSKSFYESILNGMLDLVRVIDIDGVVVFCNTKMKEEFGDQTGKKCYELFCKDSRCEDCIAIRSMRENSRFMKYAQHKDRFYYVISSPVHSEDGKVIGTVEVFRDITEQRKIEERLRRQNEILRRDLEFAKRLQQSLLPVIPRIEGYRITYTYKPCERLGGDFLDVINIDDKIVFYVADVAGHGLLASMVTIFVKQSIIKNAHTYINSSAQEIMKGVLLDFIEMNFPSEIYITIVLGILEKQSGKVTMISAGHVTEPILVKANKKVKMFSMRGQPIASIDLEQGFEMKETTLEKNDKLIFYSDGLIESKNKQGEMYGKKRLIKRILSIKNINTELLIRDVRNFVSDIDDDIAVLMIEKM; translated from the coding sequence ATGGATTTTCAAAAAATAGAGTTTTCCAAAAGCTTTTATGAGAGCATCTTAAATGGAATGCTTGACCTTGTCAGGGTCATTGATATAGATGGAGTTGTTGTTTTTTGCAATACAAAGATGAAAGAAGAATTTGGCGACCAGACAGGCAAAAAATGCTATGAACTATTCTGCAAAGACTCGCGGTGTGAAGACTGTATTGCAATAAGGTCGATGAGAGAAAATTCAAGGTTTATGAAGTATGCACAGCACAAAGATAGGTTTTACTATGTCATAAGCTCACCAGTTCACAGTGAGGATGGAAAAGTGATTGGCACTGTTGAAGTATTCAGAGATATTACAGAGCAGAGAAAGATTGAAGAGAGGCTCAGACGTCAAAACGAAATCCTAAGGCGTGACTTGGAGTTTGCAAAGAGGCTTCAGCAATCGCTTCTGCCAGTCATACCAAGAATTGAAGGGTATAGAATTACATATACATACAAGCCGTGTGAAAGGCTTGGCGGAGATTTTTTGGATGTTATCAATATAGACGACAAGATAGTTTTCTATGTTGCAGATGTGGCAGGGCATGGCCTTTTGGCTTCAATGGTAACAATATTTGTCAAACAAAGCATCATCAAAAATGCTCACACTTACATAAACTCAAGTGCCCAGGAGATAATGAAGGGAGTTCTTTTGGATTTTATAGAGATGAATTTTCCAAGCGAGATATACATCACCATAGTGCTTGGCATCCTGGAAAAACAAAGTGGAAAAGTTACTATGATTTCTGCCGGGCATGTGACAGAGCCCATTTTGGTCAAGGCAAACAAGAAGGTTAAGATGTTTTCGATGAGAGGGCAGCCCATTGCATCAATTGACCTTGAACAGGGATTTGAGATGAAAGAGACAACTCTTGAGAAAAACGACAAGCTGATATTTTACTCAGACGGTCTTATTGAAAGCAAGAACAAACAGGGTGAGATGTATGGCAAAAAGAGGCTCATAAAAAGAATTCTGAGTATTAAGAACATCAACACAGAGCTTTTGATAAGAGATGTGAGAAATTTTGTGTCTGACATAGACGACGACATTGCTGTGCTGATGATTGAAAAGATGTAA
- a CDS encoding DUF4446 family protein: MKSFITTYATEIIIFFLVLNMVLFIALLIELAKNKNLKRRFLDLTSNQDFKSLEQIIKQTNEKVEYFEEVLKALTKSHRILSENAKLCIKKVGIVRYDAFENVGSKLSFALALLDEFDTGVVINSIYSREGCSVYAKPIENGLSKYPLSAEEMQAIDIARKNYISKEIKE; this comes from the coding sequence ATGAAAAGTTTTATCACTACATATGCAACTGAGATAATTATCTTCTTTCTTGTTCTCAACATGGTACTTTTCATTGCACTTTTGATAGAGCTTGCAAAAAATAAAAATCTTAAAAGAAGATTTCTTGACCTTACATCAAACCAGGATTTCAAAAGTTTAGAGCAGATAATAAAACAGACAAATGAAAAGGTTGAATACTTTGAAGAGGTACTCAAAGCTTTGACAAAAAGTCACAGGATACTGAGTGAAAATGCAAAGCTGTGCATAAAAAAGGTTGGTATTGTCAGGTACGATGCTTTTGAGAATGTTGGTAGCAAGCTCAGCTTTGCTTTAGCGCTTCTTGACGAGTTTGACACAGGGGTTGTGATAAACAGCATATATTCAAGAGAGGGTTGCAGTGTATATGCAAAACCCATTGAAAATGGGCTTTCTAAATACCCACTTTCTGCCGAAGAGATGCAGGCAATCGACATTGCAAGAAAAAACTACATTTCAAAGGAGATAAAAGAGTAA
- a CDS encoding ParB/RepB/Spo0J family partition protein: MKKRLGRGLDALFGDDVISSEKEKEEVISEEENIERIEEIDIDLIDLSENQPRKIFNEEEIEELANSIKSVGLIQPLVVQKKGDKYVLIAGERRLRACKLAGVQKVKCIVKEYENPLEIALIENIQRKDLNPYEKALAFKRLMDEFGYTQEELAKRLGISRSKVANTLRILNLGKKIIDLIIEGKISEGHAKVLLSVEDEEQRNKLAELVAEKNLSVRELESIIKSSDDKKEFEVESEIIREIEENLMKLFGLKVKIQKKKNKGKIEIEFSSDEELEKIISILMP; the protein is encoded by the coding sequence ATGAAAAAGAGACTTGGAAGGGGTCTTGATGCCCTGTTTGGGGACGATGTAATCAGCTCTGAAAAGGAGAAAGAAGAAGTTATAAGCGAAGAGGAAAATATAGAGAGAATTGAGGAGATTGACATTGATTTGATAGACCTATCAGAAAATCAACCGAGAAAGATTTTTAATGAAGAAGAAATAGAGGAGCTTGCAAACTCAATTAAAAGTGTTGGGCTTATACAGCCTCTTGTTGTACAAAAAAAGGGTGACAAATATGTTTTAATTGCTGGGGAAAGAAGGCTCAGAGCTTGCAAACTTGCAGGAGTTCAAAAGGTAAAGTGCATTGTAAAAGAGTATGAAAATCCTTTAGAGATAGCCTTGATTGAAAATATCCAGAGAAAAGACTTAAATCCATATGAAAAGGCGCTTGCTTTTAAGAGACTTATGGATGAGTTTGGATATACACAAGAGGAGCTTGCAAAAAGGCTTGGTATTTCACGTTCAAAAGTTGCAAACACCCTTCGAATACTAAATCTTGGTAAGAAGATTATTGACCTTATTATTGAAGGCAAGATTTCAGAAGGACATGCAAAGGTCTTGCTTTCGGTTGAAGATGAGGAACAAAGGAATAAACTTGCCGAGCTTGTTGCTGAAAAGAATTTGAGTGTGAGAGAGCTTGAAAGTATTATAAAATCGAGCGATGATAAAAAGGAGTTTGAGGTTGAAAGTGAGATAATTCGAGAGATTGAAGAAAACCTCATGAAACTATTTGGCTTGAAGGTGAAGATTCAGAAAAAGAAAAATAAAGGCAAAATAGAAATAGAGTTTTCATCTGATGAAGAGCTTGAAAAAATAATTTCTATACTCATGCCATAA
- a CDS encoding ParA family protein, protein MTRIVAIVNQKGGVGKTTTCVNLSAAISKIGKKVLAIDCDPQGNLTSGFGIDKKSLVRTTYDVLIGSCSAEEAIIKNKFENLSILPANVNLAGAEIELVSMIAREFRLKDAIEKIKVEYDYIFIDCPPSLGLLTLNALAAADSVIIPIQCEYYALEGLTQLSNTISLVRKHLNKALEIDGVVLTMFDSRTNLSLEVVEEVKRFFGQKVFLSLIPRNVRLSEAPSFGLPGIIYDPESKGAKAYIELAEEYISRIENSLSRGANK, encoded by the coding sequence ATGACAAGAATTGTTGCAATTGTCAACCAAAAAGGTGGTGTTGGCAAAACAACTACCTGTGTAAATTTATCTGCAGCAATTAGCAAGATAGGGAAAAAAGTTTTAGCAATTGACTGTGACCCGCAGGGCAATCTCACAAGTGGTTTTGGGATTGACAAGAAGTCTCTTGTAAGAACCACATACGATGTTTTGATTGGCAGCTGCTCAGCTGAAGAAGCTATTATAAAGAACAAATTTGAAAACTTGAGCATTCTACCTGCCAATGTGAACCTTGCAGGTGCAGAGATTGAACTTGTATCTATGATTGCAAGAGAATTTAGATTAAAAGATGCTATCGAAAAAATAAAAGTTGAATATGATTACATCTTTATTGACTGTCCACCCTCTCTGGGGCTTTTGACTCTAAACGCTTTGGCAGCTGCTGACTCTGTTATAATTCCCATCCAGTGCGAATACTATGCCTTAGAAGGTTTGACTCAGCTTTCTAATACAATATCGCTTGTAAGAAAACACTTAAATAAAGCCTTAGAGATTGATGGTGTTGTTCTTACCATGTTTGACTCAAGGACAAACCTTTCTTTAGAGGTTGTTGAAGAGGTAAAAAGGTTTTTTGGGCAAAAGGTTTTTTTGAGTTTAATTCCGCGAAATGTAAGGCTGTCGGAAGCACCTTCATTTGGTCTCCCAGGGATAATTTATGACCCTGAATCAAAAGGTGCAAAGGCATACATAGAGCTTGCCGAGGAGTACATAAGCAGGATAGAAAATAGTTTGTCAAGAGGTGCAAATAAATGA